One Pseudofrancisella aestuarii genomic region harbors:
- a CDS encoding multidrug effflux MFS transporter — protein sequence MWKYSPLKTVLILGPMVFAFALAMDVYMPVLPDMKESLNTTQSMVQVTLSLFLIVTGVGQLFLGPLSDQFGRFKIMLLSTLLFLLGSLLCALSPNIESLIVSRVIQAFGCCGMSVVAFAVVRDAYSGKKSSMIYSFINAIISISPILGPLIGVILTTYFSWQSAFVFLSILALFSVLMTVFFVKESLPAERRKKVSMTIFSRYLTVTKSLQFWAYSLTAVSGMSSFFILFSMTPYIINYLGYPISKIYIMFGLAGVAYLVGSIFSGFIVNILGVRRTALLGVGCIFFAGILSSFVYFVSGLSLWGFFAPCFFATFGCALTSGTGASGSMEPFFEIAGVASAMFGTLEFSISGLVGSVAMLFPATTNLPIAISMLVMSSLTFILLLILGRSEESRVLTK from the coding sequence ATGTGGAAATATTCGCCTCTTAAGACAGTTCTAATTCTGGGGCCAATGGTCTTTGCTTTTGCTTTAGCAATGGATGTTTATATGCCAGTTTTACCGGATATGAAAGAGAGTTTAAATACGACTCAGTCTATGGTTCAAGTAACGCTATCATTATTTTTAATAGTTACCGGCGTTGGACAGTTGTTTTTAGGACCTTTGTCTGATCAGTTTGGTAGATTTAAAATAATGCTTTTATCTACATTATTGTTTTTACTAGGTTCATTGCTTTGTGCTCTTTCACCAAATATAGAATCTCTAATTGTATCAAGAGTGATTCAAGCATTTGGCTGTTGCGGAATGTCAGTAGTTGCTTTCGCAGTGGTTAGAGATGCGTATTCTGGTAAAAAAAGCTCAATGATCTATAGCTTTATAAACGCAATAATTTCTATTTCTCCTATTCTAGGCCCATTAATAGGAGTCATCTTGACCACATATTTTAGTTGGCAGTCAGCATTTGTGTTTTTGTCTATTTTGGCACTTTTTTCAGTCTTGATGACGGTTTTCTTCGTTAAAGAAAGCTTGCCTGCTGAGAGAAGGAAAAAAGTATCAATGACAATCTTTTCAAGATACCTAACTGTTACGAAATCATTACAGTTTTGGGCTTATTCTTTGACTGCAGTCTCGGGTATGTCTTCTTTCTTTATATTGTTTTCGATGACACCTTATATCATTAATTATCTTGGATACCCTATTTCGAAGATATATATAATGTTTGGTTTGGCTGGAGTGGCTTACTTAGTGGGTTCTATATTCTCTGGATTTATAGTAAATATACTTGGTGTCCGTCGAACAGCTCTTTTAGGTGTTGGATGTATTTTCTTTGCTGGAATATTATCATCTTTTGTATATTTCGTTTCTGGACTTAGTTTGTGGGGTTTTTTTGCACCATGTTTTTTTGCAACATTTGGCTGTGCTTTAACATCTGGTACAGGCGCTAGCGGAAGTATGGAGCCTTTTTTTGAAATAGCTGGAGTGGCTTCGGCTATGTTTGGCACATTAGAGTTTTCTATAAGTGGTCTAGTGGGAAGTGTTGCTATGCTATTTCCTGCAACAACAAATTTGCCTATAGCTATATCAATGTTAGTAATGTCTAGTCTGACTTTTATATTGTTACTAATATTAGGTAGGAGTGAAGAAAGTAGAGTATTAACTAAATAG
- a CDS encoding protein-L-isoaspartate O-methyltransferase family protein — translation MDFEYAKENMIKQQILPEGVPLGRLIDAIQDIPREKFLPKGFETLAYSDSNFTIGGREIKNPMVTARILDSLNIKENSSVLKLGLECGYTLALIAKLAETVDVLDYSEESLTFIKRKLASIGLYNVEFNSTEYLKDILDEERTYDCVYISNTVREKEIDESLLRLLKVGGRMCFIVKTAVCDKAFLVTKTSKDEYNKKFLFDIYNK, via the coding sequence ATGGATTTTGAGTATGCAAAAGAGAATATGATTAAGCAACAAATTCTTCCTGAGGGTGTTCCATTAGGAAGATTAATAGATGCTATTCAAGATATTCCAAGAGAAAAATTTCTGCCAAAAGGGTTCGAAACTTTAGCTTATTCAGATTCAAATTTCACTATTGGTGGAAGGGAAATTAAGAATCCGATGGTTACAGCAAGGATATTAGATTCTTTAAATATTAAAGAAAATAGCTCAGTTTTGAAATTGGGATTAGAATGTGGCTATACTTTAGCTCTTATCGCAAAATTAGCCGAAACTGTTGATGTATTAGATTATAGTGAAGAAAGTTTAACTTTTATTAAAAGAAAACTTGCTTCTATCGGTCTTTATAATGTTGAGTTTAACAGTACAGAGTATTTAAAAGACATCCTTGATGAGGAAAGAACTTATGATTGTGTTTATATATCAAATACTGTTAGAGAGAAAGAGATAGATGAATCCTTGTTGAGGCTTTTAAAAGTTGGAGGCAGAATGTGTTTTATTGTTAAAACTGCTGTTTGTGATAAAGCTTTTTTAGTAACAAAAACATCAAAAGATGAATATAATAAAAAGTTCCTTTTTGATATTTACAATAAATAG
- the nhaD gene encoding sodium:proton antiporter NhaD, giving the protein MSRKILFLLISFLLPIFSFAGESSTNTMNATTHTLAIIAVLVFIIAYLLVMTEDVTHLNKSKPVIIGAGIIWILVALVGKESGASNIVNENFNHIMVEYGELLLFLVVAMAYINLLEDRNVFDKLKSILLRSGCGYLTIFWLTGIISFFLSAVADNLTTALVMSTVVLAIGKNNTKFITMACVNVVVASNAGGAFSPFGDITTLMVWQAGAVKFTEFFAIFIPSLVNFLVPAIIMSIFLPKMQAQTIIEEKVEFKRGAIVIIILFILTIATAVAFEHLLHLPPALGMMTGLGYVMIFDYLYGRKLIRENKDIPHAHKMHPHAFDIFQNIKNAEWDTLLFFYGILVAVQGLATLGYLGIASQYIYTDMQSIAPNLFSAHTQANTIIGILSAVVDNIPVMFAVLSMHPIMEHSQWLLVTLTAGVGGSLLSIGSAAGVAVMGKSKGKYTFMGHLKWTWVIAIGYFASIIVHLLIN; this is encoded by the coding sequence ATGTCTAGAAAAATACTGTTTTTATTAATCTCGTTTCTACTTCCTATATTCTCTTTCGCTGGAGAGTCTAGTACTAATACTATGAATGCAACTACTCATACTTTAGCAATAATAGCGGTATTAGTTTTCATAATAGCTTATCTTCTAGTAATGACAGAGGATGTAACTCATTTAAACAAATCAAAACCAGTAATTATAGGAGCTGGAATAATCTGGATCTTAGTTGCTTTAGTTGGCAAAGAATCAGGTGCAAGCAATATTGTTAATGAAAACTTCAATCACATCATGGTTGAGTATGGAGAGCTATTATTATTTTTAGTAGTTGCTATGGCATACATAAACCTTCTTGAAGATAGAAATGTATTTGATAAATTAAAAAGCATTCTATTACGGTCTGGTTGTGGTTACCTCACTATCTTTTGGCTAACAGGTATAATCTCATTTTTTCTATCGGCAGTTGCTGATAACTTAACTACAGCTCTAGTAATGAGTACAGTAGTTCTTGCTATAGGTAAAAATAATACGAAATTTATAACCATGGCTTGCGTAAACGTTGTTGTAGCATCTAATGCAGGTGGTGCCTTCTCTCCTTTTGGAGATATAACAACACTAATGGTATGGCAAGCCGGTGCAGTTAAGTTCACAGAGTTTTTTGCAATCTTTATTCCGTCACTTGTAAATTTCTTAGTGCCCGCAATTATAATGAGCATATTTTTACCAAAAATGCAGGCTCAAACCATTATCGAAGAAAAGGTTGAGTTTAAAAGAGGCGCTATAGTTATAATAATTCTATTTATCCTAACCATTGCAACAGCTGTAGCATTTGAACATTTATTACACTTACCTCCTGCTTTAGGAATGATGACTGGCCTTGGATATGTAATGATATTTGACTACTTATATGGTAGAAAACTAATAAGAGAAAACAAAGATATACCTCATGCACATAAAATGCATCCTCATGCCTTTGATATTTTTCAAAATATAAAAAATGCTGAATGGGATACTTTATTGTTTTTCTATGGAATTCTAGTTGCTGTACAAGGTTTAGCAACTCTAGGTTATCTAGGAATTGCTTCTCAATATATTTATACTGATATGCAATCAATAGCTCCAAATTTATTTTCAGCACACACTCAAGCAAACACAATAATTGGAATACTATCAGCTGTAGTTGATAATATCCCTGTAATGTTTGCTGTATTGAGTATGCACCCTATTATGGAGCATTCTCAATGGCTATTAGTAACCCTAACTGCTGGCGTTGGTGGAAGCTTATTATCCATAGGTTCGGCTGCTGGTGTTGCTGTTATGGGTAAATCTAAAGGCAAATATACATTCATGGGACATTTAAAATGGACTTGGGTAATAGCTATCGGATATTTTGCAAGTATCATAGTTCACTTACTTATTAATTAA
- a CDS encoding 4'-phosphopantetheinyl transferase family protein, with protein sequence MDKIYTFILKVSDFDIEKSFIYLQELDKYKDRNIISHPQKLFSQLIRYLVFKRFFSISNIKFNQLESGKPNLVNSKLDFSISHTTKFLIMSVSERKVGVDIEHIRDRKNIEKIAERFFRDEEYSQLKKSENFIKDFFMLWTLKEAEVKRSGLGIAKGFNEAAFKKDIDNKWISCNFEQDFFTFNYEDIIGSICCENVENLPREFFRINNNFGFEKINIEEVK encoded by the coding sequence ATGGATAAAATTTATACTTTTATATTAAAAGTTAGTGACTTTGATATAGAAAAATCTTTTATTTATTTGCAAGAGCTTGATAAGTATAAAGACAGAAACATAATTTCACATCCGCAAAAACTTTTTTCTCAGTTAATTAGATATTTGGTTTTTAAGAGATTTTTTTCAATCTCTAACATAAAATTTAATCAATTAGAAAGTGGTAAACCAAATTTAGTAAATAGTAAATTAGATTTTAGTATTAGTCATACTACAAAATTCCTAATTATGTCTGTATCTGAAAGAAAGGTTGGGGTTGATATAGAACACATTAGAGATAGGAAAAATATAGAAAAAATAGCTGAACGCTTTTTTAGAGACGAAGAATATAGTCAATTAAAGAAAAGTGAAAATTTCATAAAAGATTTTTTTATGCTTTGGACATTGAAAGAAGCAGAAGTGAAAAGAAGTGGTTTAGGAATAGCAAAAGGATTTAATGAGGCTGCTTTTAAAAAAGATATAGATAATAAATGGATTAGTTGTAATTTTGAGCAAGATTTTTTTACTTTTAATTACGAAGATATTATTGGTTCAATCTGTTGTGAAAATGTTGAAAATTTACCTAGGGAATTTTTTAGGATAAATAATAATTTCGGTTTTGAAAAAATAAATATAGAAGAGGTTAAATAG
- the yegQ gene encoding tRNA 5-hydroxyuridine modification protein YegQ, translated as MKRPELLSPAGTLKAMRYAFAYGADAVYVGQPRYSLRARNNEFSKLEVLETAITEAHAMGKKIMLANNIAPHNAKIKTYIKDIAPVIALKPDAMIMSDPGMIMLVREHFPDQEIHLSVQSNAVNYQTVKFWHKMGIKRVVLSRELSLEEIAEIKEHCPEIEIETFVHGSLCMAYSGRCLLSGYYSHRDPNQGVCNNACRNNYKIAEAKQNDWGDYEPVQPTLGIGTPLDKVLLIENDKEPGQYNPMFEDEHGTYIMNSKDLRAIQHVEYLTKMGIDCFKIEGRTKSFFYAARTAQLYDQAIKDAIAGKPFDMTLMDKLEGLAHRGYTEGFYRRHVHDEYQKYDNSDSRSITQQFVGEVTNFDEHTGYASINIRNKLLIGDSIELMLPSGSREIILDNMTDKDGNHMEEAKGSGYEAKIRFDDVSPEDMKFALLIRNLPQE; from the coding sequence ATGAAAAGACCTGAACTTCTCTCTCCTGCAGGAACATTAAAAGCCATGAGGTATGCTTTTGCTTATGGTGCTGATGCTGTATATGTAGGACAACCTAGATACAGCTTACGAGCTAGAAATAATGAGTTTTCTAAACTAGAGGTGCTGGAAACAGCTATAACTGAAGCTCATGCAATGGGCAAAAAAATTATGCTAGCAAATAATATTGCTCCACATAATGCAAAAATTAAAACATACATAAAAGATATAGCTCCTGTAATTGCTTTAAAGCCTGATGCTATGATAATGTCTGATCCTGGTATGATAATGCTAGTAAGAGAACATTTCCCTGATCAAGAAATACATCTTTCTGTACAGTCAAATGCTGTAAATTATCAAACTGTAAAATTCTGGCACAAAATGGGCATCAAGCGAGTCGTATTATCTAGAGAATTGAGCCTAGAAGAAATCGCTGAAATTAAAGAGCATTGCCCAGAAATAGAAATTGAAACATTTGTGCATGGCTCTTTATGTATGGCATATTCTGGTAGATGTTTGTTATCTGGCTATTATAGTCACAGAGATCCTAATCAAGGAGTTTGCAATAATGCTTGTAGAAACAATTACAAAATAGCTGAAGCAAAACAAAATGACTGGGGTGATTATGAACCTGTACAGCCTACTCTTGGTATTGGCACGCCTTTAGATAAAGTTCTGTTAATAGAAAATGATAAAGAGCCTGGTCAATATAATCCCATGTTTGAAGATGAGCATGGAACATATATCATGAACTCAAAAGATCTAAGAGCTATTCAACATGTTGAGTATCTAACAAAAATGGGGATTGATTGTTTTAAAATAGAAGGTAGAACAAAATCTTTCTTTTATGCTGCAAGAACTGCTCAACTTTATGACCAAGCTATTAAAGATGCTATTGCTGGAAAACCATTTGATATGACTTTAATGGATAAGCTTGAAGGACTTGCACACCGTGGATATACAGAAGGTTTTTACCGTCGTCATGTACATGATGAATATCAAAAATATGACAATTCAGATTCTAGAAGTATCACTCAACAATTTGTTGGGGAAGTTACCAATTTTGACGAACATACAGGTTATGCATCTATCAATATTAGAAACAAACTATTAATAGGCGATAGTATAGAGCTTATGCTTCCTTCTGGTAGTCGAGAAATTATTCTTGATAATATGACTGATAAAGATGGAAATCATATGGAAGAAGCAAAAGGAAGCGGATATGAAGCAAAAATTAGGTTTGACGATGTAAGTCCTGAAGATATGAAATTTGCTTTATTAATTAGAAATCTTCCTCAAGAATAA
- a CDS encoding glutamate decarboxylase, with product MGLHHKKYESFDFEETNEELSLLKTTLPKAKIPQQINDEQAVYQAIKDELMLDGNSKQNLATFCQTQVDDSIHKLMNDCIDKNMIDKDEYPQTAEIEARCVNILANLWNASSENVIGCSTTGSSEAAMLGGMAMKWRWRDHRKAQGKDFSKPNLVTGPVQVCWHKFARYWDIELREIPMSNDSFIMTPESVLERCDENTIGVVPTLGITFTGQYEPVKDVCEALDKFQEETGLDIPVHVDGASGGFLAPFINPELEWDFRLPRVKSINASGHKFGLSPLGVGWVVWSDKKYLPEDLIFNVNYLGGDMPTFALNFSRPGGQIVAQYYNFIRLGFEGYKSIHGKCYDVAKYIARKLESFNIFDMIYDGNGGIPAVSWSLKNAQSKSYSLFDLSEKIRARGWQIAAYSMPANREDLVVMRVLVRNGFGFDLAELMLKDLKTAIDDLENRNTNAEHSSFAH from the coding sequence GTGGGATTACATCATAAGAAGTATGAGAGTTTTGATTTTGAGGAAACAAACGAAGAGCTTTCTTTGCTTAAAACAACTTTACCAAAAGCAAAAATTCCTCAGCAAATTAATGATGAGCAAGCTGTTTATCAGGCAATAAAAGATGAGTTAATGCTAGATGGTAATTCTAAACAAAATCTTGCTACTTTTTGCCAAACTCAAGTAGATGATTCTATACATAAGTTAATGAATGATTGTATAGATAAAAATATGATTGATAAAGATGAATATCCGCAGACTGCTGAGATTGAGGCAAGGTGTGTGAATATTTTAGCTAATCTATGGAATGCTTCATCAGAGAATGTGATAGGCTGTTCAACAACTGGTTCATCGGAAGCTGCTATGCTTGGGGGTATGGCGATGAAGTGGCGTTGGAGAGATCATAGGAAAGCTCAAGGTAAAGATTTTTCGAAGCCTAACTTAGTTACTGGTCCTGTACAGGTATGTTGGCATAAGTTTGCTAGATACTGGGATATTGAACTTAGAGAGATACCTATGTCGAATGATAGTTTTATAATGACGCCAGAGTCTGTGTTAGAGAGATGTGATGAGAATACAATAGGCGTTGTTCCAACGCTAGGTATAACATTTACGGGGCAGTATGAACCTGTGAAAGATGTATGTGAAGCGCTAGATAAGTTTCAAGAAGAGACAGGATTAGATATACCTGTGCATGTTGACGGTGCATCTGGTGGTTTCTTGGCGCCATTTATAAATCCCGAGTTAGAATGGGATTTTAGATTACCTAGGGTTAAATCAATTAATGCCTCTGGTCATAAATTTGGTCTTTCTCCACTCGGGGTTGGCTGGGTAGTATGGTCAGATAAGAAATACTTGCCAGAAGATCTGATATTCAATGTTAATTATCTTGGTGGGGATATGCCAACTTTTGCACTTAATTTCTCACGCCCTGGAGGTCAAATAGTGGCTCAATATTATAATTTTATCAGATTAGGTTTTGAGGGTTATAAAAGCATACATGGTAAGTGTTATGATGTTGCAAAATACATAGCTCGGAAATTAGAAAGCTTTAATATATTTGATATGATTTATGATGGAAATGGTGGAATCCCAGCTGTTAGTTGGTCATTGAAAAATGCTCAATCTAAATCATATTCTCTTTTTGATTTATCTGAAAAAATTAGAGCTAGAGGTTGGCAAATAGCAGCATACTCTATGCCAGCTAATAGAGAAGATCTTGTGGTTATGAGAGTGTTGGTAAGAAATGGCTTTGGTTTTGATTTAGCAGAACTAATGTTAAAAGACTTAAAAACTGCAATTGATGATCTAGAAAATAGAAATACTAATGCTGAGCATAGCAGTTTTGCCCATTAA
- a CDS encoding TolC family protein, with product MKKTLSFLFLSFVFSNVFAAYEKPLGSDVAKNPYSVEKQYAKADEIREGNSFYNLKSVEDVAVVDDKEEKQYSLIEIYKLAAKHNAEYQSARSTFAGNMETVPKALGYLLPQIDFGYNLRRDRYNQFGGIVKDTSNNLMINGTQTLFDWSKWKTFTQAMYLQKSYAMIYAKAEQDLIINTVTAYFELLRAQQVLQFQFANEAWNKKLYINQEQQYQAGIVSYADLKTSDAQYRKAIASRADAQKQLIQAKATLAKLVGKKINSLLYVAKGTDYFGPPVPNDVEYWLETSQKYNLDIAQKAFAFQATTEGVGIKWGNFFPNVNFGGGLTASFNDYTGSPQELVQFPTDYQIANLQGNVNWNLLRGGSDYAQLKQASYDNQASNYTLLQTQREVYAGIVESFETVRLDAIRIQAYEKSVYAGLASVKAILEGYQAGTQTIVDLLNRQAILVEAQLAFAGSIFNYVEHYAQLKQLQGSLTYEDVEQINTSLGKENIISAIAAE from the coding sequence ATGAAAAAAACCTTATCATTCTTATTTTTAAGTTTTGTGTTTTCAAATGTTTTTGCAGCATATGAAAAGCCATTAGGCTCAGATGTTGCTAAAAATCCTTATAGTGTTGAAAAACAATATGCAAAAGCAGATGAAATAAGAGAGGGTAATAGTTTTTATAATTTAAAAAGTGTTGAGGATGTTGCTGTAGTAGATGATAAAGAAGAGAAGCAATATAGTTTAATAGAGATTTATAAACTTGCTGCAAAACATAATGCTGAATATCAATCAGCTCGCTCGACTTTTGCTGGAAATATGGAAACAGTACCAAAAGCTTTGGGTTATTTACTACCACAAATTGATTTTGGATATAACTTAAGAAGGGATAGGTATAATCAGTTTGGCGGTATAGTTAAAGATACATCGAATAACCTTATGATTAATGGTACACAAACACTTTTTGATTGGTCAAAATGGAAAACATTTACTCAAGCAATGTATTTACAGAAGTCTTATGCAATGATTTATGCAAAAGCTGAGCAAGATTTAATTATTAATACTGTTACAGCTTATTTTGAGCTTTTAAGAGCCCAGCAAGTATTGCAGTTTCAGTTTGCTAACGAAGCTTGGAATAAAAAGCTTTATATAAACCAAGAACAACAGTATCAGGCAGGAATAGTTTCATATGCGGATTTAAAAACAAGTGATGCTCAGTATAGAAAAGCTATTGCTAGTAGAGCAGATGCTCAAAAACAACTTATTCAAGCAAAAGCTACTTTGGCAAAACTAGTTGGTAAAAAGATTAATTCACTTTTATATGTTGCAAAAGGTACTGATTATTTTGGCCCTCCAGTTCCAAATGATGTTGAGTATTGGCTAGAAACCTCACAAAAGTATAATCTTGATATAGCTCAAAAAGCTTTTGCTTTCCAGGCAACAACTGAGGGTGTGGGGATAAAATGGGGTAACTTCTTTCCGAATGTTAATTTTGGGGGGGGATTAACTGCTTCATTTAATGACTATACAGGGTCTCCTCAAGAGTTAGTTCAGTTTCCAACAGACTATCAAATAGCAAATCTTCAAGGAAATGTTAATTGGAATTTATTAAGAGGTGGCTCTGATTATGCTCAATTGAAACAAGCTAGTTATGATAATCAAGCATCAAACTATACTCTTTTGCAAACTCAAAGGGAGGTTTATGCTGGAATTGTTGAATCTTTTGAAACAGTTAGGTTAGATGCAATAAGAATCCAAGCGTATGAAAAATCTGTTTATGCTGGTTTGGCGTCAGTAAAAGCTATTTTGGAAGGGTATCAGGCTGGAACGCAAACTATTGTGGATTTGTTGAACCGTCAAGCAATTTTAGTTGAAGCGCAGCTTGCTTTTGCAGGATCAATATTTAATTACGTTGAGCATTATGCTCAATTAAAACAACTGCAAGGTAGTCTTACTTATGAAGATGTTGAACAAATAAATACATCTTTAGGAAAAGAAAATATAATATCTGCAATAGCAGCCGAATAG
- a CDS encoding ABC transporter ATP-binding protein/permease, whose amino-acid sequence MKDFFKNYWLISSPFWKTKSGFIAIILLMICTVFEFSSVGLSVYLNSWNVDFYNAIQEYDKELLIHQLIIFVVIIFFMLLNGFLAYFIGQYFTIFMRKPLTEYYVKNWLGTKSYLKDSKSYDNPEERISYDIQQFITLSKYFFLGTIRSISSFISFSIVLWGLSGILSFSLHGTEFKIHGYLFWIAITLGFTNMWLVFKVGSPLKQLLYNQQKYEADFRYKLSVVRNNKASIYDNQSEKREYLTSRRNFSSIVRNFYSVTFRQAKIDIVSTFFTQIYAILGSILALPRYFAKELSLGQMMQVNSAFMQAIFPMLFFVYSYDNLAELRANITRLSELKRSMDEDAKEERLRIINPEQKELLKLDDVSIIRQVDTLLEGLSFSLFEADTLFIHGRNGLGKTSLLRVINGHSDFFHGEIIFNKFPKILFLAQKPYFPEDDFKRAIFYPFFTNIPSDEEFKEILDTLELSCLKKFIGTKYDWRNILSTGEQQKLRFCKIFIKKYDLVLLDEATSNVDAKSEEKIYQLMKEKHMAFITVSHNERARKFHSKILELQQFN is encoded by the coding sequence ATGAAAGATTTTTTCAAAAATTATTGGCTTATCTCATCGCCTTTTTGGAAAACTAAAAGTGGCTTTATAGCTATTATCTTATTGATGATTTGTACTGTTTTTGAATTTTCTAGCGTTGGTTTAAGTGTTTATTTAAACAGCTGGAACGTTGATTTTTATAATGCTATTCAAGAGTATGACAAAGAACTTTTGATTCACCAGTTGATTATTTTTGTAGTAATAATTTTCTTTATGCTTCTTAATGGTTTTTTAGCATATTTTATTGGTCAGTATTTTACAATATTTATGAGAAAGCCTTTGACTGAATACTATGTTAAGAATTGGCTAGGTACAAAAAGTTATTTAAAGGACTCAAAATCATATGATAATCCAGAGGAGAGGATTAGTTATGATATTCAACAGTTTATAACTTTATCAAAATACTTTTTTCTAGGAACAATTCGTAGTATCTCATCATTTATTTCATTTTCAATAGTATTATGGGGTTTATCGGGAATTTTATCTTTTTCTTTACATGGTACTGAATTTAAAATTCATGGTTATTTATTTTGGATAGCGATTACCCTCGGTTTTACAAATATGTGGTTAGTTTTTAAGGTTGGTAGTCCTTTAAAACAGCTTTTATATAACCAACAAAAATATGAAGCAGATTTTAGATATAAATTATCTGTAGTTAGAAACAATAAGGCTTCTATTTATGATAATCAATCTGAAAAAAGGGAGTATTTAACTTCTAGAAGAAACTTTAGTTCTATCGTAAGAAACTTTTACAGTGTAACATTTAGACAAGCTAAAATAGACATTGTGTCAACTTTCTTTACTCAGATATATGCTATTTTAGGTAGTATATTAGCTCTTCCAAGATATTTTGCTAAAGAGCTTAGTTTGGGGCAGATGATGCAAGTGAATTCGGCTTTTATGCAAGCAATATTTCCAATGCTATTCTTTGTATATTCTTATGATAATTTAGCTGAATTAAGAGCTAATATTACCAGACTTTCTGAGCTTAAAAGATCTATGGATGAAGATGCTAAAGAAGAGCGATTAAGGATAATTAATCCTGAACAAAAAGAATTATTAAAACTGGATGATGTTTCAATAATAAGACAAGTAGATACTTTGCTGGAAGGATTAAGCTTTTCTTTATTTGAAGCAGATACTTTATTTATACATGGAAGAAATGGATTGGGTAAAACTAGTTTATTAAGGGTTATAAATGGACATAGTGACTTTTTTCATGGAGAGATTATCTTTAATAAATTTCCCAAAATTTTATTTTTAGCACAAAAGCCTTATTTCCCAGAGGATGATTTTAAAAGAGCTATTTTTTATCCATTTTTTACAAATATTCCATCAGATGAAGAATTTAAAGAGATTTTAGATACTTTAGAGTTAAGCTGTTTGAAAAAATTTATAGGTACGAAATATGATTGGAGAAATATTTTATCGACTGGTGAACAACAGAAATTACGCTTTTGTAAAATATTTATTAAGAAATATGATTTAGTTTTATTAGATGAGGCTACTTCAAATGTTGATGCAAAATCAGAAGAAAAAATATATCAATTAATGAAAGAAAAGCATATGGCATTTATTACAGTTAGTCATAATGAAAGAGCAAGAAAATTCCATTCTAAGATATTAGAGTTACAGCAGTTTAATTAA